Proteins encoded in a region of the Salvelinus sp. IW2-2015 linkage group LG27, ASM291031v2, whole genome shotgun sequence genome:
- the gad2 gene encoding glutamate decarboxylase 2 gives MASHGFWGLGAPENAGDNTSNQSPTTPRAWCQAAAQKLPGGIGSKLCALLSVAGEGEKTSEXTSTKLDETTAGTCGCNKPCNCLKATEATLGFSDLYSTDLLPALDGDLKTMTFLQEVVDILLAYITESFDRETKVIDFHYPNELLQRNNWELQDEPETLDDILISCRATLKYAIKTAHPRYFNQLSTGLDMVGLAADWLTSTANTNMFTYEVAPVFVLLEYVTLKKMREIIGWEDGRGDGIFSPGGAISNMYAMLLARFKMFPEVKEKGMSSVPRLAAFTSEHSHFSIKKGAAALGIGTESVICIKADESGKMIPADLERKILEAKQKGFVPFFVSATAGTTVYGAFDPLIAISDICKKYQVWFHVDGAWGGSLIMSRKHKWKLDGVERANSVTWNPHKMMAVPLQCSALLVREEGLMQNCNQMHACYLFQQDKHYDLSYDTGDKALQCGRHVDIFKLWLMWRAKGTIGFEAQIDKCLELSEYLYNKIKDREGYEMVFNGKPQHTNVCFWYLPPGMRYLEDKEEKKKRLHKVAPVIKARMMEYGTTMVSYQPQGDKVNFFRMVISNPAATFEDIDFLIEEIERLGQDL, from the exons ATGGCATCACACGGATTTTGGGGTCTTGGCGCGCCAGAGAATGCTGGTGATAATACCAGCAACCAAAGCCCCACTACGC CCAGGGCATGGTGCCAGGCGGCGGCCCAAAAACTACCTGGAGGCATTGGATCGAAACTGTGTG CTCTACTCAGTGTTGCTGGAGAGGGCGAGAAAACATCCGAGSCGACATCCACCAAACTGGATGAGACAACGGCTGGGACCTGCGGATGCAACAAACCGTGCAATTGTCTGAAGGCGACTGAGGCGACTCTCGGTTTCTCAGATCTATATTCAACAG ATCTACTACCCGCGTTGGATGGTGACTTGAAGACAATGACTTTYCTCCAAGAAGTTGTGGATATTTTGCTGGCATATATCACGGAATCGTTTGATAGGGAAACGAAAGTCATYGATTTCCACTATCCCAATGAATTGCTTCAGAGAAACAACTGGGAACTGCAGGATGAGCCAGAAACACTGGATGATATTTTGATAAGCTGTCGTGCAACTCTGAAATACGCTATCAAAACAG CCCACCCCAGATACTTCAATCAGCTCTCTACAGGATTAGATATGGTTGGTCTTGCAGCTGATTGGCTAACGTCCACCGCAAACACCAACAT GTTCACCTATGAGGTGGCTCCAGTGTTCGTGCTGCTGGAATACGTCACTTTGAAGAAAATGAGGGAGATCATTGGCTGGGAGGATGGCCGAGGGGATGGAATCTTCTCTCCCG GTGGTGCCATTTCCAATATGTATGCCATGCTGCTGGCTCGCTTCAAGATGTTTCCTGAAGTGAAGGAGAAAGGAATGTCATCAGTCCCCAGACTGGCAGCCTTCACATCCGAGCAT AGTCATTTCTCAATCAAGAAAGGAGCAGCAGCCCTCGGCATTGGTACAGAGAGTGTCATCTGCATCAAAGCAGATGAGAG TGGTAAAATGATACCAGCTGACCTTGAAAGGAAAATACTGGAAGCCAAGCAGAAG GGATTTGTGCCATTCTTTGTGAGTGCGACGGCTGGCACCACAGTCTACGGAGCCTTTGACCCCCTCATTGCCATCTCAGATATCTGTAAGAAGTACCAAGTCTGGTTTCACGTGGAT ggTGCGTGGGGAGGCAGTCTCATCATGTCCAGGAAGCACAAGTGGAAGCTAGATGGAGTTGAGAG GGCCAATTCAGTGACATGGAACCCTCACAAGATGATGGCAGTCCCACTGCAGTGCTCAGCCCTGCTGGTCCGGGAGGAG GGGCTGATGCAAAACTGCAACCAGATGCACGCCTGCTACCTGTTCCAGCAGGATAAGCACTACGACCTGTCCTACGACACTGGGGACAAGGCCTTGCAGTGTGGACGTCATGTGGACATCTTCAAGCTCTGGCTCATGTGGAGAGCTAAG GGCACCATCGGGTTCGAGGCTCAGATTGACAAGTGTCTGGAGCTTTCGGAGTACCTGTACAACAAGATCAAGGACAGGGAAGGATATGAGATGGTCTTCAATGGAAAG CCTCAACACACCAACGTGTGTTTCTGGTACCTCCCTCCTGGCATGCGGTACCTGGAGGACAAAGAGGAGAAAAAGAAGCGCCTGCACAAG